The Pirellulimonas nuda genome includes a region encoding these proteins:
- the tnpA gene encoding IS200/IS605 family transposase — MENYRTGAHSRYDIKYHFVWVTKYRKQVLAGAVGTRVRDLVREVCRTNDIEILQGSVSLDHVHVLLSCPPTLSPSKIMQYIKGKTSRKLMMEFKHIERRFWGRHLWARGYFVATSGNVTDEAIAAYIRGQDGTEPSDGDDRFQVTPPS; from the coding sequence ATGGAGAACTACCGCACGGGTGCGCATAGCCGCTATGACATCAAGTATCACTTCGTGTGGGTGACGAAGTACCGGAAGCAGGTCCTTGCGGGTGCAGTAGGCACACGGGTTCGGGACTTGGTGCGTGAGGTCTGCCGGACCAATGACATCGAGATTCTGCAGGGGTCGGTGTCGCTCGATCACGTGCACGTATTGCTGTCGTGCCCGCCGACACTCTCGCCGAGCAAGATTATGCAGTACATCAAGGGGAAGACGTCGCGGAAGCTGATGATGGAGTTCAAGCACATTGAGAGGCGGTTCTGGGGTCGGCATCTGTGGGCGCGGGGCTACTTCGTGGCGACCAGCGGTAACGTGACCGACGAGGCTATTGCGGCGTACATCCGCGGGCAGGACGGCACCGAACCAAGCGATGGTGACGACCGATTCCAAGTTACTCCACCATCGTGA